The Planococcus liqunii genome includes a region encoding these proteins:
- a CDS encoding branched-chain amino acid aminotransferase: MTTNELEIVQSTSKKEKPSQDQVPFGTLFTDHMFTMEYEAGKGWFEPKIVPYAPITLDPAAMIFHYGQTVFEGMKAYRTEEGRVLLFRPEKNFERLNLSSERLSIPPINEEIVLEYLTKLIELEKDWVPSTAGTSLYIRPFIISTEANLAVAPSKTYKFMIIMSPVGSYFTGGLKPVTIHVEDQFTRAVKGGTGMAKTAGNYSSGYQAQANAKKLGNADVLWLDGVEKKYIEEVGSMNIFFKINGEVVTPALNGSILKGITRMSIIELLGTWGISVTEKKISIDEIYQAFQDGLIEEVFGTGTAAVISPVGELNWQGKKMIINNHEIGDLSQKLYDTITGIQTGKVEDTLGWTVEVK, encoded by the coding sequence TTGACCACCAATGAATTGGAAATCGTACAAAGCACATCAAAGAAAGAGAAACCGTCACAGGACCAAGTGCCTTTCGGAACCCTCTTTACCGATCACATGTTTACGATGGAATACGAAGCGGGCAAAGGCTGGTTTGAACCGAAAATCGTTCCTTATGCGCCAATTACATTAGACCCGGCCGCTATGATTTTCCATTATGGCCAAACGGTTTTTGAAGGCATGAAAGCCTACCGCACCGAAGAGGGGCGCGTCTTATTGTTCCGTCCGGAGAAAAACTTTGAACGCTTGAATTTGTCGAGCGAACGCTTAAGCATACCGCCGATCAATGAAGAAATCGTGCTGGAATATTTGACGAAACTGATTGAACTGGAAAAGGACTGGGTGCCGTCAACAGCCGGCACATCACTTTATATCCGACCGTTCATCATTTCGACAGAAGCGAATTTGGCGGTCGCTCCGTCGAAGACTTATAAATTCATGATTATTATGTCGCCAGTCGGTTCGTATTTCACTGGTGGCTTGAAGCCAGTCACAATCCACGTGGAAGATCAATTCACAAGAGCTGTAAAAGGCGGCACGGGAATGGCGAAGACCGCAGGCAACTATTCATCCGGCTACCAGGCGCAGGCCAATGCGAAAAAGCTCGGCAATGCGGACGTATTGTGGCTGGACGGAGTTGAAAAGAAATACATCGAAGAAGTCGGCAGCATGAACATCTTCTTCAAGATCAATGGCGAAGTGGTCACGCCTGCTCTCAACGGCAGCATCCTGAAAGGGATTACCCGCATGTCGATCATTGAATTACTCGGGACTTGGGGAATTTCAGTTACGGAGAAAAAAATCTCCATCGATGAAATCTACCAGGCATTCCAGGACGGCCTGATTGAGGAAGTGTTCGGCACCGGAACGGCAGCTGTCATTTCACCGGTGGGCGAACTTAACTGGCAAGGCAAGAAAATGATCATCAACAACCATGAAATCGGGGACTTGTCCCAGAAACTATACGATACGATTACGGGCATTCAGACAGGCAAAGTGGAAGATACACTGGGCTGGACAGTAGAAGTGAAATAA
- a CDS encoding proline iminopeptidase-family hydrolase, producing MDNVTEGFIPVKGGNVWYRITGNGPGIPLLLLHGGPGGKSNDKDPLRGLGTERQVIQYDQLGCGNSGHPADKELWTVEHYIEELEHVVEALELEEFHLLGHSWGSMLAASYLLKKPAGVRSVIFSGPALSAHRWVADQRNYLKELPQELQDTIEQSEQNHTTDSEEYNQAMMAFYKRHMCRLDPWPDEMRKDFGASNDQIYHHMWGASEFTVTGTLKDFDVTERLHEIDIPALFTCGRYDEATPETTEYYASLAPDSEVHVFENSSHMPSIEEPQAYVDVIREWVNRQELRPGA from the coding sequence ATGGATAACGTAACGGAAGGGTTCATTCCGGTTAAAGGAGGGAATGTCTGGTACCGGATCACCGGCAATGGCCCCGGCATCCCGCTGCTTCTGTTGCACGGAGGGCCCGGCGGCAAAAGCAATGATAAAGATCCGCTGCGCGGGCTTGGGACAGAGCGCCAGGTCATCCAGTACGACCAATTGGGATGCGGGAACTCAGGCCACCCAGCTGACAAAGAATTATGGACCGTAGAACATTATATAGAAGAGCTCGAGCATGTGGTCGAAGCGCTTGAACTGGAAGAGTTTCATCTTCTCGGCCACTCGTGGGGATCCATGCTTGCAGCTTCCTATCTTTTAAAAAAACCGGCAGGTGTCCGCAGCGTGATTTTTTCAGGGCCGGCATTGAGCGCGCACCGGTGGGTTGCGGATCAGCGCAATTACTTGAAGGAATTGCCCCAGGAGTTGCAGGATACAATTGAACAAAGCGAACAGAACCATACGACAGACTCCGAAGAATACAATCAGGCAATGATGGCTTTCTACAAACGCCATATGTGCCGGCTGGATCCGTGGCCGGACGAAATGAGGAAAGACTTTGGGGCATCAAATGACCAAATTTATCATCATATGTGGGGCGCATCGGAATTTACCGTCACGGGAACATTAAAGGATTTCGATGTAACCGAGCGCCTGCACGAAATTGATATACCGGCTCTTTTCACTTGCGGGCGATACGACGAAGCGACGCCTGAAACCACGGAATATTATGCAAGCCTGGCTCCGGATTCGGAAGTGCATGTGTTTGAAAACAGCTCCCATATGCCAAGCATTGAAGAACCGCAAGCGTATGTCGATGTAATCCGTGAGTGGGTAAACCGGCAGGAGCTGCGGCCTGGAGCTTAA
- a CDS encoding HAAS signaling domain-containing protein — translation MKLIDLYIGEVTRRLPEKNRQDIALELRSAIEDMLPEDPSEQEVKQVLAEMGNPAVLASGYRDKPMHLIGPRYFDLYISLLKLILPIAITVTLVVVIVVAIFTNSSETTIMDATVSLIGDAISASVNAAMQVFFWLTLVIALIERADRSSSQAPLTMNSKEWTPDDLKEVVYIPKEKAISKFEIAGSLIWTAIWTAGYFNADRLVGVYHNRGEGLEFIAPTFNQNVLLSYWPLIILMLVLEIALAVYKWREGQWTKRVAFFNAVVQIVSTGIIALILTNSELVNQAFLDEIGTVFGGTSGLSWIAGAIILTVAIVAVSDVYQGFRKAMIRPAK, via the coding sequence ATGAAGTTGATTGACCTGTATATCGGTGAAGTGACGCGCAGGCTGCCTGAAAAGAACCGGCAGGACATCGCGCTCGAACTGCGTTCGGCTATCGAAGACATGCTGCCGGAAGATCCTTCGGAACAGGAGGTGAAGCAAGTACTGGCTGAAATGGGAAATCCGGCTGTTCTGGCAAGCGGTTACCGTGACAAACCGATGCACTTAATAGGCCCGCGTTATTTTGACCTGTATATCAGCCTGTTAAAGCTGATCCTACCCATTGCCATTACAGTGACGCTGGTTGTAGTCATTGTGGTAGCCATTTTTACCAATAGCAGCGAAACGACAATTATGGATGCAACGGTTTCTTTAATTGGTGATGCAATAAGTGCCAGTGTGAATGCGGCCATGCAAGTTTTCTTTTGGTTAACACTTGTCATTGCACTGATTGAGCGGGCAGACCGTTCTTCATCGCAGGCGCCGTTAACGATGAACAGCAAGGAATGGACGCCGGATGATTTAAAAGAAGTGGTCTATATTCCGAAGGAAAAAGCGATTTCCAAATTTGAAATTGCGGGCAGTTTGATCTGGACTGCGATTTGGACCGCAGGCTATTTCAATGCGGACCGGCTGGTGGGCGTTTACCACAATAGAGGGGAAGGCTTGGAATTTATCGCACCGACTTTCAACCAAAATGTCCTGCTGTCATACTGGCCGCTGATCATACTGATGCTTGTCCTGGAAATCGCTTTGGCGGTTTATAAATGGAGGGAAGGCCAGTGGACAAAGCGTGTGGCATTCTTTAATGCGGTCGTCCAAATTGTATCGACAGGGATTATCGCTCTGATTCTCACCAACTCGGAATTGGTCAACCAAGCATTTTTGGATGAAATCGGCACAGTATTCGGCGGAACTTCGGGCTTGAGCTGGATTGCAGGGGCGATTATTTTAACGGTAGCCATTGTTGCGGTTAGTGATGTGTACCAAGGTTTTCGTAAAGCGATGATACGTCCTGCAAAATAA
- a CDS encoding multidrug effflux MFS transporter — MENLSGAKRARFIILLGALTSLIPFTIDMYLPAFPNIAEVFDTKASFVQLSLTACLLGLAIGQLVAGALSDMHGRRKPLILSLVVYIVASAACIFAPNIYIFIALRFAQGFAAAAGLVISRAIVRDVSDGPELTRLFALLMVINNLVPLLAPSMGGGILLFSDWKGVFFTLSVVGLILLLITAFRLPESLPLEKRVPSNLGATFSSFTSIVKDRQFTGYALAQGLLIGGVFAYVSGTPFIYQNIYGVSPQAFSLLFGMNGIGLIIGSYAVGRFAHIISEKKFLETALYVATIAGTILLAVVLAEGPLWAVVVPIFFFVTSIGTVSTSSFSLAMESQSHAAGSASALLGLLPFVLGAFAAPLVGAGGEDTAVPMGLTIFSMCLLALLAYLFFVKRYEKQKQMAQDAVKQRA; from the coding sequence ATGGAAAATTTAAGTGGGGCAAAACGTGCACGATTTATCATCCTGTTAGGAGCGCTGACATCGCTTATTCCATTCACGATTGACATGTATTTGCCGGCATTCCCGAACATTGCAGAGGTTTTCGATACAAAGGCTTCTTTTGTCCAACTCAGTTTAACGGCCTGCCTCCTTGGGTTGGCAATCGGCCAATTGGTTGCAGGCGCCCTCAGCGATATGCACGGCCGGAGAAAACCGCTGATTCTTTCATTGGTGGTGTACATTGTGGCTTCTGCAGCGTGCATTTTTGCTCCAAATATCTATATATTCATTGCATTGCGCTTTGCACAAGGGTTTGCCGCGGCTGCAGGGCTGGTTATTTCCCGGGCAATAGTCCGAGATGTGAGCGATGGGCCGGAACTGACAAGGCTTTTTGCTTTGCTGATGGTCATAAACAACCTGGTGCCATTGCTCGCTCCTTCGATGGGTGGAGGGATTTTGTTGTTTTCAGATTGGAAAGGCGTCTTTTTTACTTTATCGGTTGTGGGACTTATTCTTCTTTTGATCACAGCGTTCCGTTTGCCCGAAAGTCTGCCGCTTGAAAAAAGGGTGCCAAGCAATTTGGGAGCTACTTTTTCAAGTTTTACTTCGATAGTAAAAGACCGTCAGTTTACCGGTTATGCGCTGGCGCAAGGCCTGCTGATCGGCGGCGTTTTTGCCTATGTATCAGGCACACCGTTTATTTACCAGAATATTTACGGTGTATCGCCGCAGGCCTTCAGCCTTCTTTTTGGGATGAACGGCATCGGCTTGATCATCGGCAGTTATGCAGTCGGCCGGTTTGCGCATATTATCTCTGAGAAAAAGTTTTTGGAAACAGCTTTATACGTGGCAACGATTGCCGGAACGATCCTGCTGGCGGTTGTGCTCGCAGAAGGGCCGCTATGGGCAGTCGTTGTGCCGATTTTCTTCTTTGTGACGTCTATCGGAACCGTGAGCACTTCTTCTTTTTCGCTTGCGATGGAATCGCAAAGCCATGCGGCAGGAAGCGCGTCCGCTTTGCTTGGCCTGCTGCCGTTTGTGTTAGGGGCTTTTGCCGCGCCGCTGGTCGGAGCAGGCGGGGAAGATACAGCCGTTCCAATGGGGCTCACGATTTTCTCGATGTGTTTGCTGGCTTTGCTCGCATATCTGTTTTTCGTCAAACGATATGAAAAACAGAAACAAATGGCCCAAGATGCGGTTAAGCAACGGGCTTAA
- the proB gene encoding glutamate 5-kinase, with product MKKKRIVVKIGSSSLTNVNGGLCLEKLQEHVEALAHLKEAGHEVILVSSGAVAAGFTDLGYAMRPVSIVGKQAAASVGQGQLLQAYSEEFKKHGVVSAQLLLTRQNLLAKDLYQNAEATLSELLKRKVLPIINENDSVSVEGLTFGDNDMLSALVSGLVQAQLLVILTDINGIYRENPRSNPNAERYDFLSEVPDELIKATSSEGSELGTGGMKSKVEAAQTALALGAQVFIGTGVGSEKLLKILEGNGDGTYIGDDPQATVKNSKQWLALHSIPLGKIKVDNGAALAISEQGRSLLPVGVIDIAGNFTANDVVEVVDPAGQIVGRGQVNYSSEELLEIKGLCSKEANVITKTGKRQVVIHRNQWFSHTGKGTIIHE from the coding sequence GTGAAGAAAAAAAGGATTGTCGTTAAAATCGGAAGCAGTTCTTTGACGAACGTAAACGGAGGATTGTGCCTGGAAAAACTGCAAGAGCATGTAGAAGCGCTCGCGCATTTAAAAGAAGCAGGGCACGAAGTGATTTTAGTTTCTTCAGGAGCAGTAGCAGCAGGTTTCACAGACCTCGGCTACGCCATGCGCCCAGTGAGCATCGTCGGCAAACAGGCTGCGGCATCGGTCGGGCAAGGGCAGCTGCTGCAGGCGTACTCGGAGGAGTTCAAGAAGCATGGTGTGGTGTCAGCGCAATTACTGCTGACCCGCCAAAACTTGCTGGCCAAAGATTTGTACCAGAATGCTGAAGCCACATTGAGCGAATTGCTGAAGCGCAAAGTGCTGCCGATCATCAATGAAAACGATTCAGTTTCTGTCGAGGGACTGACATTCGGCGACAACGATATGCTGTCGGCTTTGGTCAGCGGCCTTGTTCAGGCGCAACTGCTGGTGATTTTAACGGATATCAATGGCATTTACCGGGAAAACCCCCGCAGCAACCCAAATGCCGAAAGGTACGATTTTCTTTCTGAAGTTCCGGATGAACTGATCAAAGCAACTTCAAGTGAAGGATCGGAACTTGGCACCGGCGGCATGAAGTCAAAAGTGGAAGCGGCACAGACTGCGCTGGCATTGGGTGCGCAAGTGTTTATCGGTACCGGAGTAGGAAGCGAAAAACTACTGAAAATTTTGGAAGGCAATGGGGATGGCACATACATCGGCGACGATCCGCAAGCCACTGTGAAAAACTCAAAGCAATGGCTTGCCCTGCATTCCATCCCGCTTGGAAAAATTAAAGTGGATAACGGCGCCGCTCTCGCCATTTCGGAACAGGGAAGAAGCTTGCTTCCGGTCGGCGTGATTGATATTGCCGGCAATTTCACGGCGAATGATGTGGTGGAAGTCGTTGACCCGGCCGGGCAAATTGTCGGGCGCGGGCAAGTGAATTATTCGTCAGAGGAACTATTGGAAATCAAAGGTCTCTGCAGCAAGGAAGCGAACGTCATCACCAAGACAGGCAAACGCCAAGTCGTTATCCATCGCAACCAGTGGTTCAGCCATACCGGAAAGGGGACAATAATACATGAGTGA
- a CDS encoding glutamate-5-semialdehyde dehydrogenase, with protein sequence MSELLQVNEANDLLQKAQLAKTAAATMAKTTTAEKNEALQLISAQLLEEQAFILAENEKDVAAGRAGGMSESLIDRLKLDAGRLDDMAEALIQLIELDDPVGEVLEQWERPNGLAMSKIRVPLGVIGMIYEARPNVTVDASSLCLKTGNAVVLRGSSTAIHSNKALVQVIHHALQKSDLPEEAVQLIEDTRRETAAQMFKLNSHLDVLIPRGGAKLIQTVVQNASVPVLETGAGNCHVYIDETADADMAVSIALNAKTQRPSVCNSCESILVHQEWAKDHLGKLVEALKQHEVQIHGDEAVQQYGEVIPAGEEDWGTEYLGLEVAIKVVDSVGEAIAHINLYGTKHSEAIVSETLESVDQFFMEVDAAAVYHNASTRFTDGFEFGFGAEIGISTQKLHARGPMGLPALTSTKYLIQGNGQVK encoded by the coding sequence ATGAGTGAACTTCTTCAAGTAAATGAAGCGAACGATTTGCTCCAAAAAGCACAACTTGCCAAAACGGCCGCAGCTACCATGGCAAAAACAACGACGGCCGAGAAAAACGAGGCGCTGCAGTTGATTTCTGCCCAATTGCTGGAGGAGCAAGCTTTCATTTTGGCTGAAAACGAAAAGGATGTCGCTGCAGGCAGAGCCGGCGGAATGAGCGAGTCGCTGATCGACCGCTTGAAGCTCGACGCAGGCCGTTTGGACGATATGGCGGAAGCGCTAATTCAGCTAATCGAACTGGATGACCCGGTTGGTGAAGTGCTCGAACAATGGGAACGCCCGAATGGCTTGGCGATGTCAAAAATCCGGGTGCCGCTCGGTGTCATCGGCATGATTTATGAAGCCCGCCCCAATGTCACAGTGGACGCTTCAAGCCTGTGCTTGAAAACCGGCAATGCGGTGGTGCTTCGCGGCAGCTCAACGGCCATCCATTCCAATAAAGCCCTCGTCCAGGTAATTCACCATGCACTCCAAAAAAGCGACTTGCCGGAAGAAGCCGTACAGCTGATTGAAGATACGAGAAGAGAGACGGCGGCACAAATGTTCAAGCTGAACTCGCATCTTGATGTGCTGATTCCGCGAGGCGGCGCCAAACTGATCCAGACCGTTGTGCAGAACGCCAGCGTACCGGTCCTTGAAACAGGAGCCGGAAACTGTCATGTCTATATCGATGAAACGGCTGATGCGGACATGGCGGTCTCAATCGCCTTAAATGCGAAAACTCAGCGTCCGTCTGTCTGCAATTCCTGCGAATCAATTCTTGTTCATCAAGAATGGGCGAAGGATCACTTAGGTAAACTGGTCGAAGCGCTGAAGCAGCACGAGGTACAGATCCACGGCGATGAGGCGGTCCAGCAATACGGCGAAGTGATTCCGGCCGGCGAAGAAGATTGGGGCACTGAATATTTGGGGCTTGAAGTCGCCATCAAAGTGGTGGATTCTGTCGGCGAAGCGATCGCCCACATCAATTTGTACGGCACAAAACATTCGGAAGCGATTGTTTCGGAAACGCTTGAGAGCGTCGACCAGTTCTTCATGGAAGTGGATGCCGCTGCAGTTTACCATAATGCATCGACCCGCTTCACGGACGGCTTTGAATTCGGGTTTGGGGCGGAAATCGGCATCAGTACACAAAAACTTCACGCACGCGGGCCTATGGGCTTGCCGGCGTTGACTTCTACCAAGTACTTGATCCAAGGGAACGGACAAGTGAAATAA
- a CDS encoding amidase, with translation MKKCWIGAVLLMMMVFSNGLSEKAATEIRATWLWNPWELVSDEAGTLAFLENKSVNKVYVQVDRDIPVNVYHGFIEKASAKGIKVYALEGAPGWVAKKGYASQDQLMAWLKTYQAGSSALQKFTGIHLDVEPYLYSGWSTNQKATILAYQNLLLKAKASANNLALPLEADMPFWFDEVSYNNTLGRGLLAEWVIANTSSVTIMAYRDTAPFIIDLVKNEVNFAAKYGKETIVGVETAPTDEGDAISFFEESEAYMNSQLAEVQAHYAGIPGYGGIAIHYVDSWKTMAP, from the coding sequence ATGAAGAAATGTTGGATTGGAGCTGTTTTGCTAATGATGATGGTATTTTCAAACGGTTTGTCCGAGAAAGCGGCAACGGAAATCCGGGCAACCTGGTTATGGAATCCGTGGGAGCTTGTCAGTGACGAAGCCGGGACATTGGCTTTTCTTGAAAACAAAAGTGTCAATAAAGTTTATGTACAGGTGGACCGTGATATTCCAGTCAATGTCTACCACGGGTTTATCGAAAAAGCTTCCGCAAAAGGCATAAAGGTGTACGCATTGGAAGGAGCTCCGGGATGGGTAGCCAAAAAAGGGTACGCTAGCCAGGATCAATTGATGGCGTGGCTAAAAACTTATCAAGCAGGTTCAAGCGCCTTGCAGAAGTTTACCGGCATCCATTTAGACGTAGAACCGTATTTATACAGCGGCTGGTCTACGAATCAAAAAGCAACCATACTCGCTTACCAGAACTTGCTGCTGAAAGCGAAAGCCAGCGCAAACAACCTTGCGCTTCCATTGGAGGCGGATATGCCATTCTGGTTCGATGAAGTATCTTATAATAATACGCTGGGCAGAGGATTGCTCGCGGAGTGGGTGATTGCAAATACGAGCAGCGTCACCATCATGGCTTACCGGGACACGGCACCTTTCATCATCGATCTGGTGAAAAACGAAGTGAACTTTGCAGCGAAATACGGCAAAGAAACAATAGTAGGCGTTGAAACAGCACCAACCGACGAAGGCGACGCCATTTCTTTTTTTGAAGAGAGTGAAGCATATATGAACAGCCAGTTGGCTGAAGTCCAAGCCCATTATGCCGGTATACCAGGATACGGCGGCATTGCAATCCATTATGTGGACAGTTGGAAGACGATGGCCCCTTGA
- a CDS encoding PadR family transcriptional regulator, whose amino-acid sequence MDDSLFNSLSTELRRGTLTLAVLSQLQKPQYGYSLVQLLERNGIAMEQSTLYPLLRRLEKQELVTSSWDTTESRPRKYYVLSEYGKEIFGQLKNEWEKTSQELYNLLKGEDPDEVD is encoded by the coding sequence ATGGACGATTCCTTGTTCAACAGCCTGTCCACGGAGCTTCGTAGAGGCACGTTGACCCTGGCAGTACTGAGCCAGCTGCAGAAACCGCAATACGGCTATTCCTTGGTGCAATTGCTGGAACGCAACGGCATTGCGATGGAACAAAGCACGCTGTATCCGTTATTGCGCCGCCTGGAAAAGCAGGAACTTGTCACCAGCAGCTGGGATACGACGGAAAGCCGGCCACGGAAATATTATGTGCTGAGTGAATACGGAAAAGAGATTTTTGGGCAATTAAAAAATGAATGGGAAAAAACGTCGCAGGAACTCTACAATCTGTTAAAAGGAGAGGATCCAGATGAAGTTGATTGA
- a CDS encoding C39 family peptidase, with amino-acid sequence MIKIYGLFIGTLILAGCVQQPERTKPIAPEVPTVVDEEVQELETIAFKVKLTEFSTGNPLANQTVELQSAKGELLGTGTTNAQGMASFEDVALGQEVNVLLESPVMKISRPFTVDKENDELLIETYAQNKAISVPILLQEPELPTGCEITSLTAMLNYYGEPVTKEEMAKKFLKKVPLRIEGGKLIGPDPQDAFTGDPTSAKGVYVFPQAVVETAEKYATSVNEQFAASDLSGSSSQEIEKYITSGVPVLMWITRELEPPVTNNGWWIEGTMEYHKTFQNQHAVVLTGIDESSVTIMDPLKGKVVHDKSEFFTSYESLGSYAMTLYKES; translated from the coding sequence ATGATAAAGATATATGGACTATTTATAGGGACTTTAATTTTGGCTGGTTGTGTTCAGCAGCCAGAGCGGACTAAACCGATAGCGCCTGAAGTCCCGACTGTCGTGGATGAAGAAGTTCAAGAGCTTGAAACAATAGCTTTCAAGGTGAAGCTCACGGAATTTTCAACAGGAAATCCGCTGGCCAATCAAACAGTTGAGCTTCAGTCAGCAAAAGGCGAGCTGTTGGGAACGGGGACGACGAATGCACAAGGGATGGCCAGCTTTGAGGATGTAGCGCTTGGACAGGAAGTGAATGTCCTGCTGGAATCGCCCGTCATGAAAATATCGCGCCCCTTTACTGTCGATAAAGAAAATGATGAACTATTGATTGAGACGTATGCGCAAAATAAAGCTATTTCTGTGCCAATTCTTCTGCAAGAACCGGAGCTTCCCACTGGTTGTGAAATTACGTCATTAACGGCTATGCTGAATTATTACGGAGAGCCGGTGACAAAAGAAGAAATGGCAAAGAAATTTCTTAAAAAAGTTCCGCTGCGGATCGAAGGCGGAAAACTGATAGGGCCAGATCCTCAGGATGCGTTTACAGGGGATCCAACTTCTGCCAAAGGGGTGTATGTCTTTCCTCAAGCAGTCGTGGAGACAGCTGAAAAATATGCAACGTCCGTCAATGAGCAATTTGCGGCTTCTGATTTAAGTGGTTCCAGCAGTCAGGAAATCGAAAAATACATAACAAGTGGTGTACCGGTCCTAATGTGGATCACGAGAGAACTGGAACCACCGGTCACCAATAATGGATGGTGGATTGAAGGGACAATGGAGTATCATAAAACCTTCCAAAATCAACATGCGGTCGTCCTGACGGGTATTGACGAATCTTCAGTAACAATAATGGATCCACTCAAAGGCAAGGTCGTCCATGACAAGAGCGAATTTTTTACTAGCTATGAAAGCTTGGGAAGCTATGCCATGACTTTGTATAAAGAAAGTTAA
- a CDS encoding winged helix DNA-binding domain-containing protein yields the protein MDHSEIAQKRLAAQHIEGQKFKKPEQVVRWMGAMQAQNYPQALWAIGKRMESATQAQVEQAIAEGKIIRTWPMRGTLHFMAPEDSKWLLGLTSPRMLASSKGRLNQLELDDAVLQQSAKIFQQALSGGSRLSRADMMNLLENSGIRVDGQRGYHILWYWSQKGLICLGPVEAKQQTYILLEEWAPQAKELMREEALLELATRYFMSHGPAALRDFAWWCGLPMKDVRLALELAKPFLDSEEVNGIEYWFSEKDSLMAANDSSFHLLPAFDEYLLGYTNRSAVLPVEYSGKVVPGKNGVFFPIIVEDGQVTGTWKKEIARKSIAFEFNPFSSEHNLPASWQKEAEALGNFLGMPITL from the coding sequence ATGGATCACTCGGAAATCGCACAAAAACGGCTAGCCGCTCAGCACATTGAAGGACAAAAGTTCAAAAAACCGGAACAAGTCGTCCGATGGATGGGAGCGATGCAAGCCCAAAATTACCCGCAGGCTTTATGGGCAATCGGAAAACGGATGGAATCCGCTACTCAGGCACAAGTGGAACAGGCCATTGCCGAAGGGAAAATCATCCGCACCTGGCCGATGCGGGGTACGCTTCATTTTATGGCGCCGGAAGACAGCAAATGGCTGCTTGGCTTGACCTCCCCGCGCATGCTGGCCTCAAGCAAAGGCCGCCTGAATCAACTGGAACTGGACGATGCCGTCCTGCAGCAGTCCGCGAAAATTTTCCAGCAGGCTTTGAGTGGAGGCAGCCGGCTATCCCGTGCCGATATGATGAATCTCTTGGAGAATTCGGGCATCCGGGTGGATGGCCAGCGTGGCTATCATATTCTCTGGTATTGGTCCCAAAAAGGATTGATTTGCCTCGGCCCCGTTGAAGCCAAACAGCAAACTTATATCCTGCTGGAAGAATGGGCACCGCAGGCAAAAGAATTGATGCGGGAAGAAGCCCTTCTGGAACTGGCCACGCGGTACTTCATGAGCCATGGCCCTGCGGCGTTGCGGGACTTTGCCTGGTGGTGCGGTTTACCGATGAAAGACGTTCGCCTCGCCTTGGAGTTGGCAAAACCTTTTCTGGATTCAGAAGAAGTGAACGGCATCGAGTACTGGTTTTCCGAAAAAGATTCCCTTATGGCTGCGAACGATTCGTCCTTTCACTTGCTCCCTGCTTTTGATGAATACTTGCTCGGCTATACCAACCGCAGCGCTGTGCTGCCTGTGGAATATTCCGGCAAGGTTGTACCCGGCAAAAACGGCGTTTTCTTTCCGATTATCGTTGAAGATGGCCAAGTGACCGGTACTTGGAAAAAAGAAATCGCCCGAAAAAGCATTGCTTTCGAATTCAATCCGTTTTCATCAGAACACAATTTGCCGGCTTCCTGGCAAAAAGAAGCCGAAGCACTTGGCAACTTCCTGGGAATGCCGATTACCCTATAA